The Pyrus communis chromosome 14, drPyrComm1.1, whole genome shotgun sequence sequence TCAATGAGAGGAAGGGGAAAGCTATCCTTCCGGCATCCTTTGTTTAAGTTGGTGTAGTCGACACACATTCTCCACAAGATCTTTTGAAGCATGAGACTTTCCTTGGTCGGATTTTTCTTAACAAGGACCATATTTGCTACCCACGTTGGATAATTGACCTCACAGATGAAGCatatgtttttgagtttttcaacttctgcCTTCATTGCTTCATATTGTTCAGCATCATAAGATCTTCGCTTCTGTCTCACCGGCTTGGTCCTGGGATCAATACTTAAGCGATGACAGATGATATCGGGAGAGATGCCTGGCATGTCTTCGTATGATCAGGTGAAGACTTCAGTGTCCTCTtgcaaaaaaaagattaatGCCAACCGAATGGGTGGTGACAAAGTGGTGCCAATTTTAATTATGCGATTTGGATAATATTTTGAGATAAAGACCTTCTCCAACTCTTCAGCAGGTTGTGCTTGCTGGGCGAAAGAGTCATCTCGAGGATCGTCGGGTTGATTGTTACCACCGTGAATATTCAAGTTGGCTTTGTCCGAGTTGGTCTTGATAACTTGGTTATGTATAGAAAGCGTTTCTTTGGGTACATGCAAGTGTTGTTGCTTGACTGAAGTGTTGTAACATGATCGTGCACTAAGTTGATCTCCTCTGATGTAACCATTGCCATAGGGGGTtggaaatttcatcaacaacatatgTGTAAATACCATGGCCTTAAGATCATTAATGCTTGTGCACCCAAAGATGACATTGTATGTCGTTGGGCAGTCAACCACCAATAAGTTAATGGTGATGGTGACTGTGTACGGGCCTGTATTGATGGTGAAGGGTAAATGTACGCTCCCTAAAGGTTACACGACATCACCAGAGAAGCTTATCGGAGGAGAAACCGAGTGATCGAGCAAGTGTTCAGCtacattaagtgttttgaaagcTTCAGCAAACATGATATTGACCGACGCCTCCGTGTCTACCAGGATTCATCATTCATCAAAGTTGGCTATGTGAGCCTCCACAATCAGTAGGTCGTTGTGAAGATAGATGATACCTCTTTCTTCCTCCGTGTAGAAACATATTGGATCCCAGTTAGGCTTTTGATACTTGCCTCCCCTGATGTCTTCCATGTGAAACACTTGGTGGCCAGGCTTCAAAGTTCgttcattgtttttcatggcCCTGTTGGAAGATTCAGATATGGGTGTGCCACCGCTTATGGAATATATCATATTCACTTGGCGTTGGTTGCGGTTATCCCTTGGAAGGTGAAGGAGAAACtggtcaatttttccttcacgtGCCAAAGCTTGAATATGATCACGGAAGGTGATGCATTTCTCGCCATCATGGCCATTATACTCGTGGTAACCACAAAACATGCATGTGTTCTTCGTGGACTTGAAATCTGGCTCCCTCGGCCTTAGCTTTGGTATCAAGTGAGCTATACTGGGGTAAATGGCTGTGCATGTGGCGTTCAAAGGTGTGTATGTCTTATACCTCGGGGTAGAACCATTCTTGACACGTGTTTGGTCCACTACATTGACTGCCTGAGGACGAGTATTATCGTGGCAATACCTTTGGTTATCGCGATTGTGCCCCttactctttttattaaaatgagacTGGTGAGGATGAAATTTTTTCCTCTTGCCCTGAGAATGATACGCATGTTGACTTGGTGAGGTATTAGGTAGGGTAGAGGGAAGCGTCGCTGTTGTTTGGATGGTTGAGGTCTTCTCATTCGGTTGGATTT is a genomic window containing:
- the LOC137714437 gene encoding uncharacterized protein; this encodes MAYRMHTDEERCLLFPSTFSGGALNWYCRLPPKVVDSFEELRKLFVSQHIFQTDRLHSAYDLYTIRQKPDESLRKYAGRFSHEYSHCTEADDKTALKAVTAGLRDCFFKYMINANTWKTYSEVMAQTYNHASAEARTYQRKFPTAILYQQMGSGSQIQPNEKTSTIQTTATLPSTLPNTSPSQHAYHSQGKRKKFHPHQSHFNKKSKGHNRDNQRYCHDNTRPQAVNVVDQTRVKNGSTPRYKTYTPLNATCTAIYPSIAHLIPKLRPREPDFKSTKNTCMFCGYHEYNGHDGEKCITFRDHIQALAREGKIDQFLLHLPRDNRNQRQVNMIYSISGGTPISESSNRAMKNNERTLKPGHQVFHMEDIRGGKYQKPNWDPICFYTEEERGIIYLHNDLLIVEAHIANFDE